A stretch of the Deinococcus sp. YIM 134068 genome encodes the following:
- the xseB gene encoding exodeoxyribonuclease VII small subunit, which produces MPDAPPALSYREAYARLSRIAAELESGDADLDRVLPLLEEARAAYAACRERIEAVRAVLAGEWAGAGAEDEEGDAAGEEDDEEADDEPY; this is translated from the coding sequence ATGCCCGACGCCCCGCCCGCCCTCTCCTACCGCGAGGCCTACGCGCGGCTCTCCCGCATCGCCGCCGAATTGGAGAGCGGGGACGCCGACCTCGACCGCGTGCTGCCTCTGCTAGAGGAGGCCCGCGCCGCCTACGCCGCCTGCCGCGAGCGCATCGAGGCCGTGCGCGCCGTGCTGGCCGGGGAGTGGGCGGGGGCGGGGGCGGAGGACGAGGAAGGCGACGCGGCGGGAGAAGAGGACGACGAAGAGGCGGACGACGAGCCGTATTGA
- a CDS encoding lysophospholipid acyltransferase family protein produces the protein MSDVRPATPPAEALRAPHVNPLVYRAIVRVTTLPIFLQGQRIEVHGREHVPPPGTPLIVAGNHRSGFDPFIIAHSLPPGRYLQFMAKKELFVPVIGQIIRAGGSFPVDRQANDLGAVRTSLRILQGGGTLGIFPEGTRGAEELRGGVALLALKGKAPVLPVGLSRVGRRWVVRFGAPIAPSGSIKALTAVIGERLTELARPVGEEGRS, from the coding sequence ATGAGTGATGTCCGCCCCGCCACCCCGCCCGCCGAGGCGCTCCGGGCACCCCATGTCAACCCGCTCGTGTACCGCGCTATTGTCCGCGTGACGACGCTGCCCATCTTCCTGCAAGGGCAGCGCATCGAAGTTCACGGGCGGGAGCATGTGCCGCCGCCGGGCACGCCGCTCATCGTGGCGGGCAACCACCGCAGCGGCTTCGACCCCTTCATCATCGCGCACAGCCTGCCGCCGGGGCGCTACCTGCAATTCATGGCGAAAAAGGAACTGTTCGTGCCCGTGATCGGCCAGATCATCCGGGCGGGCGGCTCGTTCCCGGTGGACCGTCAGGCGAACGACCTCGGCGCGGTGCGGACCAGCCTCCGCATCCTTCAGGGGGGCGGCACGCTCGGCATCTTCCCGGAGGGCACGCGCGGCGCGGAGGAGCTGCGGGGCGGCGTGGCCCTCCTCGCGCTCAAGGGCAAGGCACCCGTATTGCCCGTGGGCCTCAGCCGGGTGGGGCGGCGCTGGGTGGTGCGTTTCGGGGCACCTATCGCGCCGAGTGGGAGCATCAAGGCTCTGACCGCCGTGATTGGCGAGCGCCTGACCGAACTCGCGCGCCCGGTGGGGGAGGAGGGCCGCTCATAG
- a CDS encoding FecCD family ABC transporter permease: MSLQREEHPLTLPSSRPRLYGRTAALVAGLCAVIVLAVGLGSVTIPPGEVLGALWRGLTGAELAGNDVIVWQIRLPRVVMGVVVGACLSVCGGAFQGVFRNPLADPYLLGVASGAALGATVGIVAGWPRTSIPLAALVVALAAVAVTLALAREGRRFPPTRLILAGVVVGSVLSAFTTFLILRGEDRARQVLAYTLGDLGFSGWRDVGTVLPYALAGCGVLVLLGRALDTLQLGDLTARSLGVPVERLRLLVVLAASAATAAAVAYVGIIGFVGLIVPHVVRLVWGANHRVLLPVCALLGGALLVLADLLARTTILSQVGVVTTLLGGPFFLWLLRRGRDG; this comes from the coding sequence ATGAGCCTCCAGCGCGAGGAACACCCGCTCACCCTGCCCTCCTCCCGGCCCCGGCTCTATGGTCGGACGGCGGCGCTCGTGGCGGGTCTGTGCGCCGTGATCGTGCTCGCGGTCGGCTTGGGGAGCGTGACCATCCCGCCCGGCGAGGTGCTGGGGGCGCTGTGGCGGGGGCTGACGGGCGCGGAACTGGCCGGAAACGACGTGATCGTGTGGCAGATTCGCCTGCCGCGCGTGGTGATGGGAGTGGTCGTGGGCGCGTGCCTGTCGGTGTGCGGAGGTGCGTTTCAGGGCGTGTTCCGCAACCCGCTCGCGGACCCCTACCTCCTCGGCGTGGCAAGTGGGGCGGCGCTGGGGGCGACGGTGGGCATCGTGGCGGGGTGGCCGCGCACCTCCATTCCCCTCGCGGCGCTCGTGGTGGCCCTCGCGGCGGTCGCGGTCACGCTCGCCCTCGCGCGGGAGGGACGCCGCTTCCCGCCCACCCGGCTCATCCTCGCGGGCGTGGTCGTGGGGAGCGTCCTGAGCGCCTTCACCACCTTCCTCATCCTGCGCGGCGAGGACCGGGCGCGGCAGGTGCTCGCGTACACGCTGGGCGACCTCGGCTTCAGCGGGTGGCGGGACGTGGGGACGGTGCTGCCCTACGCGCTGGCCGGGTGCGGCGTGCTCGTCCTGCTCGGGCGGGCGCTCGACACCCTGCAACTCGGCGACCTCACGGCCCGCAGTCTCGGCGTGCCCGTGGAGCGGCTGAGGCTCCTCGTCGTCCTCGCCGCGAGCGCCGCCACCGCCGCCGCCGTCGCCTACGTGGGGATCATCGGCTTCGTGGGTCTCATCGTGCCGCACGTCGTCCGGCTGGTGTGGGGCGCGAACCACCGCGTTCTGCTGCCCGTCTGCGCGCTGCTGGGCGGGGCGCTGCTCGTCCTCGCCGATCTCCTCGCGCGCACGACGATCCTCTCGCAGGTCGGGGTGGTGACGACGCTGCTGGGGGGGCCGTTCTTCCTGTGGTTGTTGCGGCGGGGGCGGGATGGGTAG
- a CDS encoding ABC transporter ATP-binding protein — MGRAVSDQLSAVSVDTLEARGLHVRAGSYPAVRGVSAVFRAGEFATVIGPNGAGKSTLLRALLGLSVPEAGEVRLSGRPLGAWSRPQRARTLAYLAQGEALPEGARVRDVVALGRGAGGWKWGLIPTHPWTQADEDAVTGALDRTDTRRFEGRRVSELSGGERQRVSLARALAAEPSFLLLDEPTNHLDLAYGLDVIRHVRREAAGGLGVVAVLHDLNLAARADRLLLLHGGRVLAEGTPGEVLTPPHLSAAYGLRARVVQDGGRPLVIPED; from the coding sequence ATGGGTAGAGCCGTCAGCGATCAGCTATCAGCCGTCAGCGTGGACACGTTGGAGGCGCGGGGCCTGCACGTTCGGGCGGGGAGCTATCCCGCCGTGCGGGGGGTGAGTGCCGTCTTCCGGGCGGGGGAGTTCGCCACCGTGATCGGGCCGAACGGGGCGGGGAAGAGTACGCTGCTGCGGGCGCTGCTGGGCCTGAGCGTGCCGGAGGCGGGGGAGGTGCGGCTCTCTGGCCGTCCGCTCGGCGCGTGGTCCCGGCCCCAGCGGGCGCGGACGCTCGCCTACCTCGCGCAGGGGGAGGCGTTGCCGGAGGGTGCCCGCGTGCGGGACGTGGTGGCGCTGGGGCGGGGGGCGGGGGGCTGGAAGTGGGGCCTCATCCCCACGCACCCGTGGACCCAGGCCGACGAGGACGCCGTGACGGGCGCGCTCGACCGCACCGACACCCGCCGCTTCGAGGGCCGCCGCGTCTCCGAGCTGTCGGGCGGGGAGCGGCAGCGCGTGAGTCTCGCCCGCGCCCTCGCCGCCGAACCCAGCTTCCTGTTGCTGGACGAACCGACCAACCACCTCGACCTCGCCTACGGGCTGGACGTGATCCGCCACGTCCGCCGCGAGGCCGCCGGGGGGCTGGGCGTGGTGGCCGTCCTGCACGACCTCAACCTCGCCGCCCGCGCCGACCGCCTGCTGCTGCTGCACGGGGGCCGCGTCCTCGCGGAGGGGACGCCCGGCGAAGTGCTCACCCCACCCCACCTCTCCGCCGCCTACGGATTACGGGCGCGCGTCGTTCAGGACGGGGGCCGTCCCCTCGTCATCCCGGAGGACTGA
- a CDS encoding (2Fe-2S) ferredoxin domain-containing protein: MPSRYFKTSGHLLVCQGKSCQTRGSALLYRALWNHLERDGLAYYKTGGSIRLTESGCLGACSYGPTLCVYRKRGGELEEGWYAAADLPLASAVARAVHEGAELPGEHRYGPTGE; this comes from the coding sequence TTGCCCTCCCGCTACTTCAAGACCTCCGGCCATCTGCTCGTCTGTCAGGGCAAGAGCTGTCAGACGCGCGGCTCGGCGCTGCTCTACCGCGCCCTGTGGAACCACCTGGAGCGCGACGGCCTGGCCTATTACAAAACGGGCGGCTCCATTCGTCTCACAGAGAGCGGCTGCCTCGGCGCGTGCAGTTACGGCCCCACCCTCTGCGTCTACCGCAAACGGGGCGGTGAATTGGAAGAGGGCTGGTACGCCGCCGCCGACCTGCCCCTCGCCTCGGCAGTCGCCCGCGCCGTCCACGAGGGGGCGGAGTTGCCGGGGGAGCACAGGTACGGGCCGACGGGGGAATAA